Genomic DNA from Lutibacter sp. A80:
CATTTTTAAAATTAGCACCGCAATTAAACGAAGTATTAAATAGCGACGCAAGTTTAAATGATAAAATAAAAGGATTTACAAAGAACTACATTTCTTTTATAATCAATCATCCATACCTTCCTAATTTTATAATAAATGAATTAAACAGAAGTCCAGAATTTGTTCAAAAATTTATTTCAGAAAAACATTTTCCTAATATTCAAAAATTCAAACAACAGGTTACAGAAAATGTAAATGATGGAAAAATAAGACCCATTAAAGCCGAACAACTTTTTATAAATATTATGGCTTTAAATATTTTTCCGTTTGTTGCAGCTCCTCTACTAAAAGGCTTTTTATCTATAGACAATAACGATGACTATAGGCAACTTATGGAAGAACGAACTACCGAAGTTTCTAATTTTATAATTAATGCTTTAAAAGTTTAAAAAAATGAAAAAAACACTTTTTTTACTCATCCTATTCTTTTCTCAAATACTATTTTCTCAAGAAAAATTAAACTTAGAAACCTGTTATTTTTTATTGAATAAGAATTATCCTTTAGCAAAACAAAAAGACATATTTGCTAAACAAAACAATATAGATTTAGCGGCAATTGCAACTAAAAAATTACCAAAATTGGAGTTATCGGCACAAACAACATATCAGTCTGACGTAACAAAAATGCCGATTTCAATACCGAATATAACAGTTGAACCTCCAAACAAAGATCAATACAAAGCAACGCTTTCAATAAATCAGCTAATTTATAATGGTGGCCAAATAGACGCGACAAAAAAAGTAAGTGAAGCTACTTTAAAAGAACAACAAAAAAATGTTGAAGTAAATTTATACCAACTTAAAAATAACGTAAACGCATACTATTTTTCAATACTGCTTTTTAATGAAAAAATTGAATTGTTACACGCTAAAAAAAAGCTTTTAGAAAGCAAATTAACAGAGGTTAAAGCAGGAATTGAATTTGGAGCATTATTACCAACTTCAGATAGTGTTATTGAAGCTGAAATATTAAAAATTAAACAGCAACTAGATGAGATAACATCAAATAAAAATAGTTTAATTATATCTTTAGCACAGCTAATTGGCACTGAAATACCAACAACAATTGAACTTGAAACACCCCTAATTACAACAACTTTTAATACAGAACTAAATAGACCAGAATTAACACTTTTTCAACTTCAAAAAGAAAAAATTGAATCTTCAGAAAGCTTACTTTCAAAGCAAAACTCACCAATGTTATTTGGCTTTGCAACTGGCGGCTACGGAAATCCAGGTTTAAATATGCTCGACAATTCATTTCAAACTTTTTATCAAGTAGGTATTAAATTAAATTGGAATGTTTTTGATTGGAATGCCTCAAAAAAACAACAAAAATCGTTATTGATAAACAAAGAAATTGTTGAAAATAAAAAACAGGTTTTTGAATTAAATACAACCATACAACTACAGCAAAAACAAACAGACATTAACAAACTTTCTAATCTTATAAAATCGGACAAAGAAATTATTGAATTACGAAAAAAGGTATTAAAATCGGCTGCATCGCAACTTAAAAACGGTGTTATAACAGCTTCATCATACATTACGGAAGTCACCAATTTATTTGAAGCAGAAAACAACTTACAAACTCATAAAATTGAAATGCTTTTAGAAAAAGCAAACTACAACACTTTAAAAGGAAATTAATTATGAATAATTACAAAATACTACTCTTAATTTTAGCCGTAACAAGCAGCTTACTGTCTTGCAATAATAACGATAGAGCAGATGGTTACGGTAATTTTGAAGCCACAGAAATTACAATTTCAGCTGAAAATAATGGAAAACTATTACACTTTGAAATTGAAGAAGGCGCAACTCTAAAAAAAGGAGATTTTATTGGTTATATAGATACCATATCTTTAGCTTTAAAAAAACAACAATTACTTATTTCTAAAGAAATTGTGTATTCAAAATCCAAAGGAGTTTTATCTCAAATAAACGTGTTAAATGCCGAATTAAAAACGGCTAAAATCTCAAAAAACAGAATCGAAAACCTACTTAAAGAAAATGCCGCAACAAAACAACAATTAGATGCCATAGATGGTAAAATTGATGTTTTAAATCAACAAATAAGAAGTATA
This window encodes:
- a CDS encoding TetR/AcrR family transcriptional regulator translates to MKKEKNITTETSILNAAKSIFERKGMDGARMQEIADAAGINKALLHYYYRNKQLLFEAVFKSAFLKLAPQLNEVLNSDASLNDKIKGFTKNYISFIINHPYLPNFIINELNRSPEFVQKFISEKHFPNIQKFKQQVTENVNDGKIRPIKAEQLFINIMALNIFPFVAAPLLKGFLSIDNNDDYRQLMEERTTEVSNFIINALKV
- a CDS encoding TolC family protein; translated protein: MKKTLFLLILFFSQILFSQEKLNLETCYFLLNKNYPLAKQKDIFAKQNNIDLAAIATKKLPKLELSAQTTYQSDVTKMPISIPNITVEPPNKDQYKATLSINQLIYNGGQIDATKKVSEATLKEQQKNVEVNLYQLKNNVNAYYFSILLFNEKIELLHAKKKLLESKLTEVKAGIEFGALLPTSDSVIEAEILKIKQQLDEITSNKNSLIISLAQLIGTEIPTTIELETPLITTTFNTELNRPELTLFQLQKEKIESSESLLSKQNSPMLFGFATGGYGNPGLNMLDNSFQTFYQVGIKLNWNVFDWNASKKQQKSLLINKEIVENKKQVFELNTTIQLQQKQTDINKLSNLIKSDKEIIELRKKVLKSAASQLKNGVITASSYITEVTNLFEAENNLQTHKIEMLLEKANYNTLKGN